In Capsicum annuum cultivar UCD-10X-F1 chromosome 8, UCD10Xv1.1, whole genome shotgun sequence, the genomic window TGTCAACGCCTTTGTCACTTAACTCCCCCACCCCCCACCAACCCACTCAACCCACCCCACCCACCAACACCCTCCTCCACCCCTATGTCCCACTAGTGTCCCGCCGTCGCTATATTGACCACCCACCGGGGCCACCACccctcaaaatttttatttttaatgtgacTAGAAGGTCATTAGTTTAAGTCGTGAAAATATATGATAAAGAGGTTGTGTATAGTAAATCTTTGTGATTTGATTCTTTTGAAAGTCACGTACATAGCCAAAATTTAAGTGAACTTAGCTGTCCTTTACTCAAATATCGATCATTAACAATTTTACACTTATATCTAGCTAGTTGAATTTACATATACGAGCAATAATTCATTGTACGCAATCTTATGATTTTAAGTTcgatatataatataatataataatatttaaataattatataatatattaatattacaTTTCACTGATAATGTGAAAAGAATTATCCGCTATATTCCTAAATAAGTGCTTCTTTTAATTTAGACATATCTTTTAACAATTTATTCACTCCTAAAAAATTATCACTAACTTAATTAATTTATTCCtcattaaattttatttctttttaaattgatcttgattattatatttaaactcaataatatatatattaaaaaattatgatcaaattatttttaaaaatttaactataCACTTAAAGAACAAAATCAGAGCTAACTTATAAGAAAAGTGGAGGGAGTAGTAACCAAGAAGTTAGAAGAACACAAAGGAAAAGGAACAAAAGAATGAAACAAACATTTGGTGGTGGAGATTTGTGGATTTTTGGGGTGAAGGGGTTTATTTTTGGCGGCCAAAGTGGGGCTGTGTACACGTGGCAAGTCTGGTCAGCAAATGTTTGTGCCACGTGGAATGTATGACCGTTAAAGTTGGTTAGGGCACCCTCTTGTGTCCCTTACAAGACTAACAATGGAGGGTCTAACCCATGCAACAATGTCTCTTTAGTGTCCTTTTCTGTATATCCATGTCCATAACACCAATTCACATTcccaattttattttacttttgtaaGAATTCATTCTTCATTAACATGGCGGAGTTGGTGTTTCAAATTTAATAACTTTGATCAaaagtaatttatattttttatatatatattagcagTAATTTAGATTCAATGATTTAAAAGGATTAAAAGTTCTGAATCTATAAACATCAAATTCTAATATTGTCTTTATCCGTTATTGTGTGAAATCTTTAAGGGTATATAAAAGGGTGTCGTATACATGATGTGACAAGAGAAAGTTATTTACGTGAAATCTTTTATGATCAGATAAAGTGTATGTGGAATTGCTGGGCCTGCCTTGATTGAATTATCATGATTCATATATTATTAATTCACATGCTTAAAATCACTCAAACTATCCCATATATTTATGATTACTGAGTTGCATAGGTTCATCTTTTGCACTCTGTATATGTCTTATGTGGCATGTGCAATCatgtttatatatttgaaatctCTGCTTATATTTTGTGATCGTTCATGCGGTTACGTACTGACATATGAACAACGCGATTATCCCTTATTGATCACACTTCACAGAAGAATAGAAATCGTATATCAAAACACTAGGTATAGACGTTATGAATTGTCTAGACAGGAATTCGTAAACAATAAACAACCAGTTCAgatattcatgatcaaatagtATTAGATTGTTATGAATCAATTGTTCCACATtgagaaaatagagaaatgctaaggggtttatcggccaaatgggttctcccacctatcaGGCTAGTCTCTTGGGTTGGGCTCTCcagtttggtttataacattggtgctttcattgagAGTCCCATGCGATTGGCCGTGACTCAGAGTGGTGGCCTGGATCCAAGAGGGGTATGCCAGTCGTGACCAATGAGGATCAATCCACGTGTGGAGTCACGTGTTGCGCCGTGACTCGAAATGGTGGCCTGCGTGCCAGGAGTGGAGAGAGGTGCCAgtcgtgaccaacgaggatcgatccatgCGTGGAGCCACAACTCGGAGTGATGGCCTAGACCTAAGAGGGGGTGCCAGCTGTGACcaacgaggtcgttggttctcaagcggaggcgattgtaatgaaccaattgtcccacattgaaaaaataaagaaatgctaAAAGGTTTATAGgtcaaatgggttctcccacctattaggctagtcttttgggttggacTCTCCCGTTTTAtttataacaaattttcattctctctcaaatagatCCTGAAAGAAGAACGAAGGTTGGAATGCCAACAAGTACctattatattaaatttactCGTTCCATTTTGAGAATGTCCAGTGCACTTCAAATTTAATGCATAAAAAGAAATTAGCTATTCCATGTAAAAATGCAAAAGTATATGTATCTAAGCTTATATTGAAGGTCGGTCGAAAAGATAACAAATATCAGTGACTAGTCATATATCATTTCCCCGGCCGTTAACGTGTTGCATCTAGAATGTACATATTACAATAAATGTAGTCCTAAAATCTTGATGtcacaaattaaaataaaggaataatacataaatatatatgtgttttaaCTTGACattgaattacatatattatctttaattttgggtgtgcacaaatagatatttaaacttgtataaagttgaataagtagacGCACACATCCTATGTTGCATAAGACACGTAGAATGCATGTCATATAAGATAAGAATTGGCCACATAGGacatatgtgtctatttgttcaactttatacaagtttaagcgTCTACTAGTACACACCCTAAGTTGAAGGACATGGATGTGATCTAAGCCTAAGTCAAAgagcatgtttatgtattgtgaATAAAATAAATCTCTATCGACTGTCTTATTCAATATTCTATCATTACTAAATGCTGGTCTACTACAACAAATTCAAAGACTCTTCTAATGCATCGTGATACACTTTTGAGTCAATTTTACACGATTTTTTGCAAAAAAAGCATATCATAAAACCTTTTTACTTCGTTCAATATTCATATGTGCCCAGCATCCCCAAGGATATCAAGAGCATTAAAATACTTCCATCGACCtatacataatttaataattGCTCATTCTGTTTGTAACTTTGTATATGAAGAGTGCATGTTGAAGGAGCTAGGGACGTGTATAAACGCGATATAACATGTTGGATGACTATATACACCATATATTTGTATAATACCTTTAAAcagaataattatttgttaaacattttcaaggtaacagaagGTGGAACCAAGCGAAAAACCAGGAGCATTAACCATGTTATAAAACCACAAAACCATAGTTTTTAACTTCATACGAGGACAAGGCCAATGAATAATTACCTCGGTCGATACAAATATCGGACAGGCTCTTGCTTTCTTGTATCACTCCTTTTCTCAACTATATGTGATCAGTCTTTAATTGTTACTTGTCACGTTTCGCTTTTTAAAAGTTAAACTGTatgaattttgatgaatatttttaaGATTGCAACTTATAGTATTTctgaatatgaaaaatttaaatttaaactaaGGAATTAATCTAATTGATTTAGCTTCGAAGATTAGTTAAATAGATTTTTTTGAAGAGAGACATGATAAATAAAAGTGAACGAAGATGGTCTATTTATAAGCTTTTTTTAACTCTATTTCTTCCTATACTTATATATTTAGTTCAAGGGTTCTGGCTTTAATTTGTTACCTTTCCTTTAGTGGGAGGTGTATGTCTTTGGgacccaatatatatttgaaagagacatatttgaggccacccatatctttatttttctaccTTACTCCTATCTCCCTTACATTTGCATGTTCTCCTATCAAATCCCTTTAATAACTTCTTCCAAAGTCCGCATTTAATGCTCGATTTTCTTTCTTAAAGTATTTATATTAGTTCGCAATCGTCATTCAAAATCGAGCCAACAACAATTTTCATCTTGTTTCAAACTTTCAATATTCAGTACTTCAAACATAGTAGGAAGTTCATTTAGTTTCAAATGTCAATCACCAAAATCACTCTTCTCATGATGATTTTCCTTATATTTCATGCATGCAATGCTCGTTCGCTTGGTGTCCTGAACAAGGTTTGTTTTATTTCTATCTATATTCACAATATTCACTAatttcttctctaagaaatttgCCAAAAGCCCAAAACGATAACAACAATAACTGCACGTACCCCTATCGCAAACATTTGGTGTCAATTGATTATATGAATTTTCAGTGTCTATCTTGTCGCGGAGCCAAAAATTTTCACAAGGCTAGTTGGCTTAAAGCAATTTTTGAACTGTTTTTGTCACTATACAAGGGGATTCAACAGTTAATATATATACCAAAAAAATGTTCTAGCCTTATTTGTATAGTACAATTTTCAGAAGGGGATTCAGTTAAACTCCGTCATTGGTTCTATCTCTATCCATGGACAACGCTAATTCAATTCGTATATATAGCTGAGACCTACTTGCCTATGATTACTCTCTAGTTAAGACAATTTGTGTATCATTTATCTtgacaaaattgaaactaaaattatttCCCTTGGTGTTTTTTCTTGCAGAATGAACAGAATAAACCAAATGTTGCTAGGGTTTCCAGTACTCCAACGGATGTAAAAGCAAAACCCTCATCAGCAGTGccaaatagtaataatatcaaggAAAATGAAAAAGATGACCATCATCATTATGGAGTTTCAGTTACTTGGAAGGTTCATCAACAGAAAAGGGAAGATCCACCACCAGAGTTTAACTTGGATTATTTACCAGCAAGAACACACCCTCCTGTTCACAATTAGCTACTAATTAAGATCGAGGATGATTTAATTTTCTGATCGAGTTTCATCTAACACGCGCATGATGAAATTTGGAGCGAAATTTTACGAAGAAAATTAACCAGTTGAGTATTACATTAACTTTGAGCCCAATCTGATGTTGCTGGGCTCTTAATTATACATTTTGATGGCTGAACTCTTATATAACTATTTCATATTAGAGTATGTACGTACCACTGAATGAGATATATAACTGGATCTTGCAGACTGTGCTATATCTAATGTATATTAGTTCTACTTATAATGGAAATTTTGATTATGAGTTCAATAGTCCATATTTAACTATGCCCCTTCTTAATTAATTTTCCTTTAATATAACAATCTTATCTATTGATTGTGGAAGTAATTTCTCACAGAGTAATCCTAAGAAGTGGCCACATCAATCGTAAGGATCCAAATTAATTAGTATGGCCTCTTCTTTGATTGATGAAACAAAGTGGCTATTGTGCATGCATGGTTTACTTGACCTTCTTAAACCTCTTCAGTAAGTAGTTCTTTTTTTCCAATAGACTCCCTACTTGCGTAAAAGGATCACAATAGAAGAGTAAATGGAGACAGTGATGGTGGACATAAATCTTAACCTTAAAAATGaaatggagaatgataagagtgTATCGTCTGCATGGATTAATTACTCAATTAATGTTCCATAAATATTTTCAGTTGTCGCACTacctattttgttgttgttcttgtcttTCTTGTAGGCGTTGCACTGCTTTCCTTGTTAGTTGTTATGTTGTCTTCACTGTTTCCTTCTTCTTTGAGCCGGGGTTTTTTTGGAACAACCCCTCTACCGCCACGAGATTGTGGTAAGGTCTGAGTACACTCTACCCTTTCAGACCCCACTTTTAGGATTTCACTAGGTATATATGTTGAATTGTTGTAGATATTCTCAGTTGTTAGTATATAATCCTTAAAAGTAATTGCATATTGGATCAGTTACTTCAATGCGTGCTTTAGCTATACTTACTACCTTTATGAGGAAGCATATTCTTAATTAGACCTTAGCTAACATTCTCATATATATTTTCATCGGCACACTCAAAGAGGACCCTTTTAGTCATGAattgttgtaaaattttaacCTGCAGTAGAGTATTTCTCTTGTTGAATTTGCAGATTTTTTTGCTGATATGTCCGTACCAATGGCAGCAAACACTTATTCCACTACCAATAATAATCTCAAGTCAATGACATCATAATTTGTTACATATGCTGTCGTTTGTCAGGGTAGGTTTGCAACGTCTCTAAGATAATTAGTATATTAATTATTACTAGTAGGTAATACTACAACTTAACAATTATTTACCATTCATTCTAATTGTGTGAATATGCCTTACATCGTTAATGTATAGATATATTAAACTCATCATATCATAAATTGGGGAAGTGGGAATTTGAGCCAGGACTAGGACACGTACAATGGTTGGAGAATATATTAAGCTAGCTTTGTTGATATACCAAGTCCGTAAATGAAACTAGATCAGTGGTAACTGATACATACAAATCAGGAAAAAATCCATTGCAAGTTTTAGTTGGATGGAACAATATGtagtattattctatttctaTTCTGGTCAGTTATTTTTCACATGGTTAGGATAACATATTTAAATTAAATGATACGTATACATACAGTAAAACAAATATATACCACTTGAAAATACTACAAAGGATATACAACAATTTGTGAGGAATtgaaaatcctcaagaacaacaTAATCCTAGACCCAAACTCATATACAAAGTCGAATTGTGACACATACACTGCTTGCATAAAATCCTGCATACAACACTAACGACCGTACGTCAAGCACATTTAAAGCCTTTAGGCACTTTCTTTCCACAAGAATTCAGAACCATACTGATGGCGATGGGAACTTTGAGCTTAAGAGCACCCAAAACATTGGCCTTTATGGCAGTGCATAAGCACAAAGCAGCTTCAACATTTGCTATCCCTTCCAAAAGAGCACAACATTGGCTACTTGGTTTTGCCCCAATGACCTCATGAACCAGCCCAAGCCAATCTCCACAAACACCAAATTTTAGGGTATCTTTGGGGCACTTGGCTGGGGCTTTTGTTGGGGATGGCGTCACTGGATGGCTCTTTGGAGTTGGAGGGCATGGTATACTATGAGACGAAACACAAGTGAAAAACACTACATtgaacaaaatgaaaaaagaaattaccTTAGAACCAAACATTGTTTTAGTAGCTACATAGCTTGTAcaaatattttgatgaatttatgtAACAAATTTAAGTTCATTTGAGAATTTATATAGTGCAATTTGTAGGATATAGGTATATATCCTAACTAGTGGTCAGTTGTGGCTCTGAagatatttttatgaattgaaGATAAGGAATGAAGTGGAAATGAATGAAGTTCACAATTATAGGTTGTTTGGTCATATTTGTCCAACCATAGCCATGTGCATTGTAGGGCTACAAATACAACTAGTCCTACAAAATGATCAATTGGTCATTTAAGATTAATATTCCAATGTATATTGATGTCTTGATCCATCTTCAATGTGATTTAAATGTTACGATTTTCAAATTCCTCTGCGTCATTCATTTGAAATTGGTTAATTAATAAGAAGACAAATGTAATATTCGAGTAGTACGTAGCTTACCGATGGAGATGCTTTTctcattatatattatatatatataagtgtgaaggatCGATCAGTTCTTATCATatccttctctttatttttcctaCTAACTCAAACTTATTATGACAATTTTTCCTTACATGTTTGTATATTTCAGTAAGTTATTAGTAGGTGTGTGATTTCCTTACCGGCCTcctaattaaaaaagaaattatactAAATAGCTATAAATAGTTCGAGTTAAATCTAACGCATGCCCTTACTTAGACTCCAGATACATTAAAGACAATATTGTGTTCCGTCAATTAATCAAAATATGAAGAGGGCGTGATAATTCGATAATGTTATTCGAATAATTGAGCTATATGTTGTTGTTTTGGCGGGTACAAAATCTGTATGTTTTTTATACAAACTTCAAATTAAGTTCAAGAATAAGTTTCAAAAACTACAATGAAGTTCAACACcttcaaatacaacttcaaatgaataataaaatgaactatcaaatgaagtgtttatcaactattaagaaatgaagatgaagcagaaattTAAGAACCAAGTCCACCGACTTCATGGTGcatccttaaggaatttattccactcaagtacctgaggttatggaatctttcctcccaggataaaatagtTCACTTTCTGAAAGTAGCCGTACCTCAAACTTTCAGAAACTTCGAACGCGCTCAACAGTTTGATGTTCACAAGAGagttttttaagaagaagaagaatgttttCAACTCTAAATAAATTGTTTTTACCTGAGGAAAAATTCATGCATTTATATctatcaaggtgttgcttcataaAGAGAAGCTAGCAATGGCTcaaaaaggtgcaactcttcgaaaaGTCACAACCCATTCGAAAGGTCATGACTATTCAATCCgaaaaggtgcctattcaaattacattttttttcttagtgTTCAGAAAAAAACACCACcttcattcacacctcttaataactcaacatatgcatatatatatatatatatatatatatatatatatatatatatatatatatatagcttgcTCTAGGTTGTTATAATCGTTACATCTTGTTTACTATTTTCTCCTTTTGTTTATATACATCGAGAACTCGATAAATTGactcaaaaatctaaaataaatcgaaTTGACTAATTTAAATCAACACCATATTCAATCTCCATCAGCATTGATAAATTCACATTAACATAATGGTAGCACGTATAACATTCAAATTTTGATTTCGCCTATCTTAACAATCTTCAATTTAAATTCCTCTGCCTCGTTTGAATGGAATTGGTTAATTAGGAGGCAAAATTTTAGGTAAATAATTGAGTGATATAGTTTACTTGTTCTATCTTAAGGTTCGATTCTCACccgatttttttcctttttttctcctaACTTGAGCTCTCTCGTcacaagaagaaaaagagaaaatgaatataTAATTGCTTACCCACTTTTCATTAGCACATATACCGAATAACTCTATCCATAAAGACTTTAACAGAAGGGAATAGTTAATTTTTTGCCTCTGCGGACAATTAGATAGAAATGAATTCATCGACTTTTACTGGTAATCTTAATTATGAAaacctaataaaaatataattcagGATATACGTGATTTGAAATTTTCCACTCAGCCATAATCTCGTCTCTATTAGCACCTTCTCATCTTTATCACGTTAATTATCAATCACCAGCCTATACATGCTGAAAAGTCAAAGAatttactatttaaaaaaaaaaaatgaacttgGAAAACAAGATATCCAATTTAGAAACAGTTGGGGGTACTTAGCTTGCCCAGGTGCTATAAATAAGAAACCTCCCATGCAAAGCTTGTAATTAAGAAACAAATACAATTGAGAAAAACTTTGATTCATACTACACTTAAAGAAATGGGCTTTGGAAGAGGCTTTACATTCATTTTGGGCTCTGTTTGTGGAGTGTATGTTGCCCAACACTACAAAGTTCCAAGAATAGCTGACTGGGTCCATTCGGGTTGTGTGAAGGCCCGTGAGCTTGAACAGGCCTATCGTAGGCCCGATAATTTCGACACTAATGAAGGTCATCGGGTACGTGATTGCCGGTTTCGGACCAAGCATCATGAGAGAAACTATCATAGGCCCGAGAATTTCTATGGTAATGAAGAACAATACACTAAAAAAGTTCTCCGCCAAGATCGGGCTAGGCCCATGGATCTTGAAGGGACTTACTACAGGCCCGAAACTTTAGATCCTAATGAAAAACAGAACCCAAATAACACTATCCACCCTTGCTGGATCAGGCCCAAGGATCTCAAAAAGCCTTACAACAACGATGGGCCTGAAAATTTCAACCCAAATGAAGCTGGTCAAGAGTGATTTGTTAATTTGTTTTGCTAATTATGTTGGAGGAGTGACAAATCTCTAtgct contains:
- the LOC107857226 gene encoding root meristem growth factor 10 encodes the protein MSITKITLLMMIFLIFHACNARSLGVLNKNEQNKPNVARVSSTPTDVKAKPSSAVPNSNNIKENEKDDHHHYGVSVTWKVHQQKREDPPPEFNLDYLPARTHPPVHN
- the LOC107857227 gene encoding putative lipid-binding protein At4g00165; this translates as MFGSKVISFFILFNVVFFTCVSSHSIPCPPTPKSHPVTPSPTKAPAKCPKDTLKFGVCGDWLGLVHEVIGAKPSSQCCALLEGIANVEAALCLCTAIKANVLGALKLKVPIAISMVLNSCGKKVPKGFKCA